Genomic segment of Xanthomonas sp. DAR 35659:
TGTGCAATGATGGGTGGTGGTTGTGCGGCATACCGCACCGGCGGAGTATGCAAAGCTTGGGCAGCGAAGACAATCACCCGCGCGCCAGTTCGCCGATCAGCTCCGGCAGCCCCGCCGAGGCTGCCTCCACGTTCGCCAGCACCTCGGCCAGGGTGATCTCCTGGGCGTCGCCGCAGCCGGCGGCCCAGTTCGCCACGATCGCCAGGCAGGCGTAGTCCAGCCCCAGTTCGCGCGCCAGCCCGGCCTCCGGCATGCCGGTCATGCCGACCAGGTCGCAGCCGTCGCGGCGCAGCCGCGCGATTTCCGCAATCGTTTCCAACCGCGGTCCCTGGGTGGCGCCGTAGCAGCCGCCATCGACCACCGCCACGCCGGTCAAGCGCGCGGCGGCCAGGACCTTGCTGCGCAGCAGCGGCGTGTAGGGATGGCCGAAATCCACGTGCAGCACCTCGCTGCCCGGCTCCTCGCACAGGGTGGAGATGCGCCCCCAGGTGTAGTCGATCAACTGGTCCGGGCAGGCCAGCACGCGCGGCCCGAAGCGCTCTCCGATGCCGCCGACGGTATTGAGCGCGAGCACCCGGGTGGCGCCGATCTGCTGCAGCGCAGCGAGATTGGCGCGGTAGTTGATCTTGTGCGGCGGCAGCGAATGGCCCTCGCCGTGGCGGGCCAGGAACGCGACCCGGTGGCCGAGCAGCGTGCCGACGCGCAGCGGGCCGGACGGGCTGCCGTAGCGGGTGTCGACCTCGCGGGTTTCCACGTCGTCCAGTTGCGCGAGCGTGTAGACGCCGGTGCCGCCGATCACGGCCAGTGCGATGTTGTCCATGCGGATCCTCGATCAAAACGGACGCGCGCCGCCGACCGGCCGCGCGCGGAGACGATGGCGGCGCCGTGCGGCGCGCGCTACTCCTTCATCGCGTAGATCGCCGGCAGGTTGCGCAGGGCTTCGTTGACGTCCATGCCGAAGCCGAACACGTAGCGGTCCGGGACCTCCACGCCCGTGTAGTCGGCGCGCACGTCGTCCAGGCAGCGGTCGTGGCGCTTGACCGTCAGCGCGGCGATGCGCACGTCGGTGGCGCCCTGCTCCAGGCACCACTCGCGCACCGCCTTCAGGGTCAGGCCTTCGTCGAGGATGTCGTCGAGCAGCAGCACGCGGCGGCCGTACAGCGCGGTGGCCGGGCGGTGCTTCCACACCAGTTCGCCGCCGACGGTCTCGCCGCGGTAGCGGGTGGCGTGCAGGTAGTCCAGCTGCAGGTCCTGGCCGCGCGCGCCCAGTTCCAGCGCCAGTTGCCCGGCGAACGGCAAGGCGCCGTGCATGATGGTCAGGTAGACGGGAATCTCGCCGCGGTAATCGGTGGCGATGGCGTCGGCAATGCGGGCGATGGCCTCATCGAGTTGCGGACGATCGACCAGCAGGTCGGCCTGGGCCAGGGCCTGGGCGATGGTGAGAGTGGACATCAGGCGGTTCTTCCGAAGGTGGCGAGCAAGTGGGATTGGGTGTGGCCGTAGCGGGCATCGGCGAGCAGGCCGTCCCAGCCGAGCGCGCCGCGCCCGATCAGGCCGAGCAGCGCGGCGGTATTGAGCGGGCGGTCGCGCACGGCCTGCAAGGATGCGTCGACCAGTTCCGGGTGGCAGACCAGGACCACGTCGCAGCCGGCGTCCAGGTGCGCGACGACCCGCGCGGCGACGCCGCCGGCGGCGAACGAGGCGGCCATGCCGATGTCGTCGGAGAACACCACGCCGCGGAAGCCCAGCTCCTGGCGCAGGATCTGCTGGATCCAGCGCGGCGAATACCCGGCCGGCTCCGGCGCCACCTGCGGGTAGACCACGTGCGCCATCATCACCGCGTCGGCGCCGGCGGCGATGCCCGCGGCGAACGGGACCAGGTCTTCCTGGCGCAGCGTCTCCAGCGCGCGCGGATCCTCCGCGGTGTCGACGTGGGTGTCTTCGAGCACGGTGCCGTGGCCCGGGAAATGCTTGAGCGTGGCGGCCATGCCGACGCTGTGCATGCCGCGCACGTAGGCGGCGGTGAACGCGGCCACCACCTGCGGATCGTCGCTGAAGGCGCGGTCGCCGATCGCGCGGTTGCCGCGCGCCAGGTCCACCACCGGGGCGAAGCTCAGATCCACGCCGCTGGCGCGCACCTCGCTGGCCATCAGCCAGGCGTGCTGCTCGGCCAACGCCAGCGCCGCGTCGCGATCACGCGCGTACAGCGCGTCGAAGCCGTGCAGCGGCGGCAGCGCGCTATAGCCCTCGCGGAAGCGCTGCACGCGCCCGCCCTCCTGGTCCACGCAGATCAGTTGCGGGCGCGGCGCCGCGGCGCGGATCGCCGCGGTCAGTTCCTGCAGTTGCGCGCGCGAGGCGAAATTGCGCTTGAACAGGACCACGCCGGCGACCGCGTCGTGCTGCAGCCAGTCGCGTTCCTGGGCGGTGAGTTCGGTACCGGCGACGCCGATCGCGAGCATGCGGGGGATTCTCCTGCCAGCGCGGTGGGTGCGCCTGGGCGGGCATTGTCGCAGATGCCGGCGCCGGCGGCAGGCCGCCACGCCGCGTGCCCTGCCGCGGCGCCGTGCCGGCCCTGCGCCGCTGGGGCGGCACGCCGCGACGCGGCTACACCGCGCAGCCGTCGGGGCCGCAGGCCGGGTCCGTGGCCGGGGCCTGTGCCAGCAATCCGCGCAGGGCCGCGGCGAAGGCCTCCGGCGGCTGCGCGCCCTGGATCGCATGGCGCCCGTCGATGACGTAGGTCGGCACCGCGCGAATGCCCATCGCCTGCGCCTGCTGCAGCTGCGCCTGGATCTCGGCCAGGCCCTCGTCGCCGTCCAGCAGCGCCTGCACGCGCGCCGCGGACAGCCCGCCGGCGGCGCCGGCCTGCAACAGCGTGGCGGTGTCGGCCAGGTTGCGGCCCTCGGCGAAATGCGCGTGGAACAGCGCCTCGGCCACCGCATCCACGTCGCCCTCGCGCGCGGCCAGCCACAGCAGCCGGTGCGCCGGCAGCGTCGTCACCCGCACCTGGCCGCGGTCGAAATCGAACGGCAGGCCTTCGGCGCGTGCGGTGGCCTGGGTCTGCGCCAGGATCTGTTCGGTGCGCGCGGCGCCGCCGAACTTGGCCGCATAGGCCTCGCGCAGCGGCACCGGCTCGGTGCCGGCCTCGGGATCGAGCAGATAGGGATGCCAGTGGATCTCCAGCGCCGGCGCCTGCGCGCCGAGCGCGGCGATGCCTTGCTGCAACCGGCGCTTGCCGATCCAGCACCAGGGACAGACGACGTCGGACCAGATATCGATGCGCATGGCTGGGAATGGGGAATGGGGAATGGGGAATGGGGAATGGCAAGAGCATAGAGCCGATTGCCGTGCGAAGCAGGGATTCGGGACTCGGAATTCGGGATTGGCAAAAACGTAAAGCCAAACGCCGCACGCGGCCTGCTTTTACGATTCCCTACTCCCGATTCCCCATTCCCGGCCACTTGGAGAACGGATGCGAGGCCAGCGCCACATTGTAATAACGCGGGTCGTCGGTGACTTCGGCGCCCAGCCAGTCCGGCGTGGCGAACGCCTCGTCGGCGCTGTCCAGCTCGATCTCGGCGACGACCAGCCCGGCGTTGTCGCCGAGGAATTCGTCCACTTCCCACAGATGGCCCTGGTGCCGCACCAGATGCCGGCGCTTGTCGATCAGCCCCCCCACGCACAACGCCAGTAGCGCGCGCGCATCGTCCAGCGGAATCGGATACTCGAACTCCTGCCGGGTATGCCCGAGCTCGCGCGACTTGAGGTTGAGGAACGCCTCCTCGCCCTGAATGCGCACGCGCACCGACGCCTTCTGCGCCCCGCTGACCAGCGCCGCCTGGTCGTTGATGTAACCCTGCGCCATCGGGGTCACCGCATGCGCGGCAGCGCGCCAACCGTCGCCGGTCACCAGGAATTTGCGTTCGATTTCGATGGCCATGGGAGTCGGAATGGAGAATGGAGAATGGAGAATGGAGAATAGAAAAAGCTTAAATCAGCGCACATCTGCCGCTGTTACGAATCCCTACTCCCGATTCCCCACTCCCGGCTTCTCGAACACCGCGATGCTCTCCACATGCGCCGTATGCGGGAACATGTCCATCGCGCCGGCCGCCTTCAGCGCGAAGCCCTGCTCGTTGACCAGGTAGCCGGCGTCGCGCGCCAGCGAGCCGGGATGGCAACTGACGTAGACGATGCGCTGGAAGCGCTCCAGCGGCAGTTGCCGCAGCACCTCGATCGCGCCGGAACGCGGCGGATCCAGCAGCAGCTTGTCGAAGCCCTGGCGCATCCACGGCGCCTGGCGCTGGTCCTGGGTCAGGTCGGCGGCGAAGAACGCGGCATTGTCCAGGCCGTTGCGCTGCGCGTTCGCGCGCGCGCGCGCCACCAGGCCCGCGTCGCCCTCCACGCCGACCACCTCGCGCACCGTGCGCGCCAGCGGCAGGGTGAAGTTGCCCAGCCCGCAGAACAGGTCGAGCACGCGGTCGTCGGGGCCGGCGCCCAGCAGCTCCAGCGCCAGCGCGATCATCTTCTGGTTGAGCGCGGCGTTGACCTGGATGAAGTCCAGCGGCCGGAACGCCAGCTCAACGTCCCACTGCGGCAGCCGGAACGACAGCGGCACCTCCTGTGGGTACAGCGGATGCACGCTGTCCACGCCGCCGGGCTGCAGGAAGATCGCGAACCCGTGTTCCTGGGCGAAGGCGATCAGCGCCGCCTGGTCGCCCGCGCTGAGCGGTTGCATGTGGCGGAAGGTCAGCGCCACCGCCGCATCGCCGGCGATGAACTCGATCTGCGGGATGTCGCGCTTGCCCTCCAGACTCTCGACCAGTTCGGCCAGTGCGCCGACCTTGAAGCCGATCTGCGGGATCACCGTATGGCACACCGACAGGTCGGCGACGAAGCGCGGATCGAGCTCGCGGAAGCCGACCAGGGTCTTGTCCTTCTTCTCCACCCGGCGCACCGAGAACCGGCCCTTGCGCCGATAGCCCCAGGGCTCGCCCGCCAGCACCGGCAGCACCGTCTGCGGGGTCACGTGGCCGATCCGCTCCAGGTTCTCGGTCAGCACCCGCTGCTTGGCCACGATCTGCTGGTCCTCGGCCAGGTGCTGCAGCACGCAGCCGGCGCAGACGCCGAAGTGCGGGCAACGCGGCGGCACCCGCTGCGGCGAGGCCTGCAGCACCTGCACGGTGCGCGCCTCGTCGAAATGGCGATTGCGCGCGGTGGGCTCGGCGAGCACGGTCTCGCCCGGCAGCGCGCCGGTGACGAAGGCGACCTTGCCGCCCTCGCCCTCGCGGCGGGCGACGCCACGGCCATCGTGGCTGAGGTCGGCGATATCGGTCTGGAACGGGGTGCGGTCTAGGCGGTTTCTGGATCGGGCCACGTGGCGGCAGGCTGCGGGCGGAAAAGGGCGGCCATTGTCGCAGATGCGTCCGGGCCTGCCGATGCGTGCGGATCCGCGCCGCGTCCGGGGGGAGCGTGTCGCGCGCGGGGGCCGCGCGCCTCGGCGGCCTCGCCCCGGGTGAAGGGCCCCGGCCTCGGCGACCCGTGCTGCGCAACGGCTTGCGCAGGCCGCCGCAGCGTTGCAAAGTGGTGCGACGCATCGTCGCAGCCGCTAAGATGCGCCCAGGCCGCATGGAGGCATAAGGATGGCATCGACCCAGGACCCTGTGACGCGACTCTTGCTGGTCGAGGACGACCCGATCAGTCGCGCGTTCTTCCAGGCCACGCTGCAGGCCCTGCCCGCGCAGGTCGATCTGGCCGACAGCGTCGCCGCGGCCTTGGCCTGTGCGCAGACGCCGCACCACGACCTGTGGCTGATCGACGCCAACCTGCCCGACGGCACCGGTGCCGACCTGCTGCAACAGCTGCAGCGGCAGCGTCCCGGCACCCTGGCCCTGGCGCATACCGCCGATGCCAGCGACGCGGTCCGCGCGCAGCTGCTCGGCGCCGGCTTCGCCGAGGTGCTGCTGAAACCGCTCGGGCCCGACCGCCTGCTGCAGGCGGTACGCCGCCTGTTGGCGCGCGGTCGCGCCGGTGCGGCGCCCGGCGCCGCCGAGGTCGCGGTGGACTGGGACGAGACCACGGCGCTGGCCGCGCTCAACGGCGAGCGTTCGCACCTGATCGCGTTGCGCGAGCTGTTCCTGGCCGAACTGCCGGGCACCCGCGACGCGGTCGCCTCGGCGCTGCAGACCAGCGACGAGCAGGCCGTGCGCAGCCATCTGCACCGGCTGCAGGCCAGCTGCGGCTTCGTCGGCGCCGCGCGCCTGGCCCGCGCGGTGCGCCAGCTGCATGGCGACCCGGCGTCCTCGCAGGCGCGTCACCAGTTCAGCGAGGCGGTGGCGGCGTTGTTGCATTGAGGCTGGGAGTGGGGAATGGGGAATCGGGATTCGTAAGAGCGGGCGTCTCGCTCGCTGTGGGCTGCGTGTGGACGTCGCGGGTCGTCGCGCATCTTCGATACGCAGCCGCGGGCGACGGACGTCAGGTACATCGCGCTGTCTGCGCTGAAGGCCGGGGCCGCGGGCCTTCATCCCATCATGCATCTGGCCGCCAGCCGCAGCCCCTGTAGGAGCGGCTTCAGCCGCGACGAACGCAACCGGCAAACGTACCTACCACGCAATCGGTGGAGCTGACTGACCTCAGCGGAATCCCGCCGGCTGACGCCACGGCTGCAGGCATCTAGGCACACCAGCACGCGCATCCGCACTGGCTTCCGACTCCTACAGCCGCGCGGCTCAATCGGCCTTCGGCGCCGGCGTCTCCGGCGTCCCGGCTACAGCCACCTCGTCCAGCGATTCAGGCACGTCCACGCCGCGGCGCTGGCGGGCCAGATCCTGCAGCATTTCCCACGACTTCAGCCCACGCCCGCCGAGGTGATGCAGCAACACCACGCGCATGCCGCGGCGCAGGCTGGGCAGGTCCTCGGCGACCGGTTCGGTGTCGTCGGCCAGCGCCAACAGGGCGCGGCCGGTGGCCATGCCGCTGCGCTGGTCGTGGCCGCGGTCGCTCAACAGGCGGCGCGGCCCGTGCTCGGCATCGAGCACGTAGCGCGCCGCCGGGTCGATCGGTTCGCCGTCGCCGTCGTGGCGCAGGTCGAAGCCCACGCCCAAGGCCTCCAGCAGGTCGCGTTCGAAGCAGCGCAGCGACCAGGCCAGCGGCGCCTCGGCGGCGAGCCGCGCGCGCACCCGCGCGTAGGCCAGGTACAGGTCCGGCGCGGGATCGTCGCGCGGCGCCAGGCGCAGGGTCAGTTCGTTGATGTAGAAGCCGGCGAGCATCGCCTCGCCGCTCAGCCGCGGCGCCGTGTCCACGGCCTCGGCCGCGCGCAGTTGCGCCAATTCGCCGCGCCGCTGCGCGCTGAGGCGGATCGACTGCAAGGGCTGCAGGGCGGCGCGCAATGGCTGCTTCTTCGGCCCCTGCACGCCGCGGGCCAACACGCCCAGCCGACCGTAGCGCGCGCTCAGGACTTCCACCAGCAGGCTGGTCTCGCGCCAGGGGCGCGCATGCAGGACGAAGGCGGGTTCGTGTTCGATGAACATCTCAGGCCAGCACCCGCCATCGCGGTCTCAGCCCAAGCAACGACGTCCGCAATCGATCGGTCGCGCGATCGCCAACGCCATCTTGCGGTGCTCTCGGCATCCCGGCGTCGGCAACCATGCCGCGCGCACCATGGACATCCGCTAGGGTGCGCTGGCGGCGGCAATGCATTGCTTCAAGCGATCCCTGGCTTGGTGACCGTCGTGCCACTTGATCTCGAACACCTGCTTCTTGTCGATGGACAATCGGTAATGCGCTTGGTCCTCTATCCCGCCGAGCAAGGCATCAGCCGTCGGGACCGCAAACGCGATCGTGACCAGCCCGGTCCCGGGCGTGACATAGCGATAGGCGCGCACGGTCTGCGGATTTCCATCGCCACCGTCCAGCGTGACCTTGACCACGTCGTCCTTCTTGGCGTGCGGCAATCCGGCGCCGGTGAAGGCCAACGTCGCCCCTCGGTAATCGCCCGACGGACCGGCGATGGTGGCAAGCCCCTGCAAGCTGGCGTAAGCAGCCACACAGCTGTCGCCCGGTTTGGCGCCGGCGCCAGGCGCGAAGTACTGCCAGTATCCATCGCGCAAGCGCTGATAGAGAGGGTCGTTGGCCATCTTCGCCGCATCGCCGGCCAGGATTTTCGCCATCGCCATGACCGCGTTGGCCATCCCTCTGGCCGGATCGGATTCCGGCTGCGCCGCACCCGGGGGGGCACCATCACGCACACACAGCGGCGTCGGCGCGATACCGGGTCCACCCGGCGCCATCCCCACCATCCGTTCGCCTGATCCGGCGGCATTCGAGCATGGAAAGGTCTGCGCGTTGACCGCGAACGGCAGCGCCAGCAACGCCGGCACCACCATCCTGCTGAAAACCGCGCGAGACGGGAGACCGCAAAAACCGGATTTCGCCCATCGCATCTCGCATCCCCTGTTGTTAGGGCGTCACTCCCCGTAGCCGAAGGCCTTCAGCGCCGCCTCGTCGTCCGACCAGCCCTCGCGCACACGCACCCAGGTCTCCAGGAACACCTTGGCGCCGAACAGGCGCTCCATCTGCTGGCGGGCCTTGGCGCCGATGTCCTTGAGCCGGGTGCCGCCCTTGCCGATCACGATCGCCTTCTGGCCCTCGCGCTCGACCCAGATCACCGCGCCGATGCGCAGCAGCGCGCCGTCCTCGGCGAAGCGCTCGATCTCCACGGTGGTCGCGTACGGCAATTCCTCGCCGAGCTGGCGCATCAACTGCTCGCGCACCAATTCGCCGGCCAGGAAGCGCTGGCTGCGGTCGGTGATCTCGTCCTCGCCGAACATCGGCGGCGCTTCCGGCACCAGCGCCAGCAGGTCGCGCACCAGCGCCTCCAGGCCCTTGCGCTTGAGCGCGGAGATCGGGTGCACCGCGGCGAAGCTGCGGCCGTCGCTGACCTGCTGCAGGAACGGCAGCAAGGCGGTCTTGTCCTTGAGCCGGTCGACCTTGTTGACCACCAGCACCACCGGGACGCCGGCGTCGCTGAGCACGTTGAACGCCAGCGTGTCCTCCTCGTCCCAGCGCCCGGCCTCGATCACCAGCAGGCCGGCGTCCACGCCTTCCAGCGAGCCGCGCGCGGCGCGGTTCATCACCCGGTTCATCGCGCGCTTCTGCTCGCGGTGCAGGCCGGGGGTATCGACCAGCACCAACTGCCCTTCCGGGAAGCTGGCGATGCCCAGCAGGCGGTGCCGGGTGGTCTGCGGCCGGTTGGAGACGATGCTGACCTTGGCGCCCACCAGGGCGTTGGTCAGGGTGGACTTGCCCACGTTGGGGCGGCCGATCACGGCCACGCTGCCGCTGCGGTAAGGGGTCGCTTGCTCGTTCACTTGCTCGAATCCAGTTGCTCGATGGCGGCGGCGGCGGCCTGTTGTTCGGCCAGCCGTCGCGAGGTGCCCTCGCCCTCGGTGACGAGGGCGGGCTCGGCGAGTACGCAGCGTACCCGGAATAGTTTGGCGTGGTCGTCGCCGGTCTCGCTGATCAGCTCGTAGGCCGGCAACGTCCGTTGCCGCGCCTGCAGCCATTCCTGCAGGCGGGTCTTGGCATCCTTCTCGGCCTTACCGACCGGCAGTGCGGCCAGCGCCGTCTCGAACCAGGGCAGGATCACCGCACGGCAGGCCTCGAATCCGGCGTCCAGGTAGATCGCCGCGACCACCGCCTCGACCGCATCGGCCAGGATCGAGTCGCGGCGGTGCCCGCCCGACTTCATCTCGCCCGGCCCCAGGGTCAGCCGCTCGCCCAGTTCCAGCTGGCGGCCGATGCTGGCCAGCGAGGCCTCGCGCACTAGTTCGGCGCGGGCGCGGGTCAGCGCGCCCTCGTCGGCCTTGGGCCAGCGCTGGTACAGCGCCTCGGCGATCATCTGGTTGACGATGCTGTCGCCGAGGAATTCCAGCCGCTCGTTGTGCGGCGCGCCGGCGCTGCGATGGGTCAGCGCCTGCGCCAGCAGCTGCGGGTCGGCGAAGCGGTGCCCGATCCGGTCGCCGCGCTGGAAGGTCTTATTCGCCACCGCGCTTCGTCAGGTCCTGGGTGATGTCGAACTTGCCGACCACGTC
This window contains:
- a CDS encoding S-methyl-5'-thioinosine phosphorylase, encoding MDNIALAVIGGTGVYTLAQLDDVETREVDTRYGSPSGPLRVGTLLGHRVAFLARHGEGHSLPPHKINYRANLAALQQIGATRVLALNTVGGIGERFGPRVLACPDQLIDYTWGRISTLCEEPGSEVLHVDFGHPYTPLLRSKVLAAARLTGVAVVDGGCYGATQGPRLETIAEIARLRRDGCDLVGMTGMPEAGLARELGLDYACLAIVANWAAGCGDAQEITLAEVLANVEAASAGLPELIGELARG
- a CDS encoding hypoxanthine-guanine phosphoribosyltransferase is translated as MSTLTIAQALAQADLLVDRPQLDEAIARIADAIATDYRGEIPVYLTIMHGALPFAGQLALELGARGQDLQLDYLHATRYRGETVGGELVWKHRPATALYGRRVLLLDDILDEGLTLKAVREWCLEQGATDVRIAALTVKRHDRCLDDVRADYTGVEVPDRYVFGFGMDVNEALRNLPAIYAMKE
- a CDS encoding CYTH domain-containing protein; translated protein: MAIEIERKFLVTGDGWRAAAHAVTPMAQGYINDQAALVSGAQKASVRVRIQGEEAFLNLKSRELGHTRQEFEYPIPLDDARALLALCVGGLIDKRRHLVRHQGHLWEVDEFLGDNAGLVVAEIELDSADEAFATPDWLGAEVTDDPRYYNVALASHPFSKWPGMGNRE
- the rnc gene encoding ribonuclease III, whose product is MANKTFQRGDRIGHRFADPQLLAQALTHRSAGAPHNERLEFLGDSIVNQMIAEALYQRWPKADEGALTRARAELVREASLASIGRQLELGERLTLGPGEMKSGGHRRDSILADAVEAVVAAIYLDAGFEACRAVILPWFETALAALPVGKAEKDAKTRLQEWLQARQRTLPAYELISETGDDHAKLFRVRCVLAEPALVTEGEGTSRRLAEQQAAAAAIEQLDSSK
- the rlmD gene encoding 23S rRNA (uracil(1939)-C(5))-methyltransferase RlmD; this translates as MARSRNRLDRTPFQTDIADLSHDGRGVARREGEGGKVAFVTGALPGETVLAEPTARNRHFDEARTVQVLQASPQRVPPRCPHFGVCAGCVLQHLAEDQQIVAKQRVLTENLERIGHVTPQTVLPVLAGEPWGYRRKGRFSVRRVEKKDKTLVGFRELDPRFVADLSVCHTVIPQIGFKVGALAELVESLEGKRDIPQIEFIAGDAAVALTFRHMQPLSAGDQAALIAFAQEHGFAIFLQPGGVDSVHPLYPQEVPLSFRLPQWDVELAFRPLDFIQVNAALNQKMIALALELLGAGPDDRVLDLFCGLGNFTLPLARTVREVVGVEGDAGLVARARANAQRNGLDNAAFFAADLTQDQRQAPWMRQGFDKLLLDPPRSGAIEVLRQLPLERFQRIVYVSCHPGSLARDAGYLVNEQGFALKAAGAMDMFPHTAHVESIAVFEKPGVGNRE
- the recO gene encoding DNA repair protein RecO codes for the protein MFIEHEPAFVLHARPWRETSLLVEVLSARYGRLGVLARGVQGPKKQPLRAALQPLQSIRLSAQRRGELAQLRAAEAVDTAPRLSGEAMLAGFYINELTLRLAPRDDPAPDLYLAYARVRARLAAEAPLAWSLRCFERDLLEALGVGFDLRHDGDGEPIDPAARYVLDAEHGPRRLLSDRGHDQRSGMATGRALLALADDTEPVAEDLPSLRRGMRVVLLHHLGGRGLKSWEMLQDLARQRRGVDVPESLDEVAVAGTPETPAPKAD
- a CDS encoding DsbA family oxidoreductase; this encodes MRIDIWSDVVCPWCWIGKRRLQQGIAALGAQAPALEIHWHPYLLDPEAGTEPVPLREAYAAKFGGAARTEQILAQTQATARAEGLPFDFDRGQVRVTTLPAHRLLWLAAREGDVDAVAEALFHAHFAEGRNLADTATLLQAGAAGGLSAARVQALLDGDEGLAEIQAQLQQAQAMGIRAVPTYVIDGRHAIQGAQPPEAFAAALRGLLAQAPATDPACGPDGCAV
- the nagZ gene encoding beta-N-acetylhexosaminidase: MLAIGVAGTELTAQERDWLQHDAVAGVVLFKRNFASRAQLQELTAAIRAAAPRPQLICVDQEGGRVQRFREGYSALPPLHGFDALYARDRDAALALAEQHAWLMASEVRASGVDLSFAPVVDLARGNRAIGDRAFSDDPQVVAAFTAAYVRGMHSVGMAATLKHFPGHGTVLEDTHVDTAEDPRALETLRQEDLVPFAAGIAAGADAVMMAHVVYPQVAPEPAGYSPRWIQQILRQELGFRGVVFSDDIGMAASFAAGGVAARVVAHLDAGCDVVLVCHPELVDASLQAVRDRPLNTAALLGLIGRGALGWDGLLADARYGHTQSHLLATFGRTA
- the era gene encoding GTPase Era gives rise to the protein MNEQATPYRSGSVAVIGRPNVGKSTLTNALVGAKVSIVSNRPQTTRHRLLGIASFPEGQLVLVDTPGLHREQKRAMNRVMNRAARGSLEGVDAGLLVIEAGRWDEEDTLAFNVLSDAGVPVVLVVNKVDRLKDKTALLPFLQQVSDGRSFAAVHPISALKRKGLEALVRDLLALVPEAPPMFGEDEITDRSQRFLAGELVREQLMRQLGEELPYATTVEIERFAEDGALLRIGAVIWVEREGQKAIVIGKGGTRLKDIGAKARQQMERLFGAKVFLETWVRVREGWSDDEAALKAFGYGE
- a CDS encoding response regulator; amino-acid sequence: MASTQDPVTRLLLVEDDPISRAFFQATLQALPAQVDLADSVAAALACAQTPHHDLWLIDANLPDGTGADLLQQLQRQRPGTLALAHTADASDAVRAQLLGAGFAEVLLKPLGPDRLLQAVRRLLARGRAGAAPGAAEVAVDWDETTALAALNGERSHLIALRELFLAELPGTRDAVASALQTSDEQAVRSHLHRLQASCGFVGAARLARAVRQLHGDPASSQARHQFSEAVAALLH